A region from the Palaemon carinicauda isolate YSFRI2023 chromosome 16, ASM3689809v2, whole genome shotgun sequence genome encodes:
- the LOC137655535 gene encoding uncharacterized protein, translated as MQQKRTRKEKECSRRERERKKNAAEENEKGKRMQQKRTRKEKECSRRERERKKNAAEENEKGKRMQQKRTRKEKECSRRERERKKNAAEENEKGKRMQQKRTRKEKECSRRERERKKNAAEDNEKRKRMQQK; from the coding sequence ATGCAGCAGAAGAGAACGAGAAAGGAAAAAGAATGCAGCAGAAGAGAACGAGAAAGGAAAAAGAATGCAGCAGAAGAGAACGAGAAAGGAAAAAGAATGCAGCAGAAGAGAACGAGAAAGGAAAAAGAATGCAGCAGAAGAGAACGAGAAAGGAAAAAGAATGCAGCAGAAGAGAACGAGAAAGGAAAAAGAATGCAGCAGAAGAGAACGAGAAAGGAAAAAGAATGCAGCAGAAGAGAACGAGAAAGGAAAAAGAATGCAGCAGAAGAGAATGAGAAAGGAAAAAGAATGCAGCAGAAGAGAACGAGAAAGGAAAAAGAATGCAGCAGAAGAGAACGAGAAAGGAAAAAGAATGCAGCAGAAGATaacgagaaaagaaaaagaatgcaGCAGAAGTGa